The following are from one region of the Salvelinus fontinalis isolate EN_2023a chromosome 5, ASM2944872v1, whole genome shotgun sequence genome:
- the syt8 gene encoding synaptotagmin VIII has product MLSKIPLAKGTVTPNTTASHTTAAPGFIDQLLNKIPLPRWAIYTIFAVIVLMFLVCIICICAKCCCKSKKKTKKKPDNQINLQGVIGSSTTSLVQHGSDDAGYGSAKNRGRLLYSLEYKAQELTVGLKEAAALTAMDRSGTSDPYVKVYITPNKSKTFETKVYRKTLNPVFNEHFTFKIDKAELNESTIVMKVFDFDRFSKHDIIGELRLQLGIIDWNHVIEEWEDLREPSKFEDEILGEICFSLRYVPTTNKLTVVILEAKNLKSMDKGGSSDPYVKVQLALDKKKWKRKKTSVKKCTLNPYFNESFTFDVSFEQIQRVHLMISVWDHDKLTRNDAIGKIFLGCDAAGNQLRHWADMLSNPRRPVAQWHNLLSNEQVDSTLDLKHTVRIPFINKNF; this is encoded by the exons ATGTTATCTAAAATCCCATTAGCTAAGGGCACCGTAACCCCTAACACTACAGCCAGCCACACCACCGCCGCTCCCGGGTTTATAGACCAACTACTGAACAAGATTCCCT TGCCAAGATGGGCCATTTACACCATCTTTGCTGTCATTGTCTTGATGTTTTTGGTGTGTATTATCTGCATCTGTGCGAAATGCTGCTGCAAGAGCAAGAAAAAGACAAAAAAGAAGCCGGACAATCAAATCAATCTACAAGGGGTGATTGGTTCCTCGACTACATCGCTA GTCCAACATGGCTCGGATGATGCAGGCTACGGCTCAGCTAAAAACCGGGGAAGACTACTCTATTCTCTGGAATACAAGGCACAAGAG CTGACAGTGGGGCTCAAAGAGGCTGCAGCTCTGACAGCCATGGACCGGAGTGGCACCTCTGACCCCTATGTTAAAGTCTACATCACTCCCAACAAGTCAAAGACATTTGAGACTAAAGTCTACAGGAAAACCCTCAACCCTGTGTTCAATGAACACTTCACATTTAAG ATTGACAAGGCTGAGCTCAATGAGTCCACCATAGTCATGAAAGTGTTCGACTTCGATAGATTCTCCAAACACGACATCATCGGGGAGCTGAGGCTGCAGCTCGGAATCATCGACTGGAACCATGTGATCGAAGAGTGGGAAGACCTGAGAGAACCCTCCAAGTTTGAG GATGAAATTCTGGGGGAGATCTGCTTCTCGTTGCGTTACGTCCCCACCACTAACAAGCTGACTGTTGTCATCCTGGAAGCCAAGAACTTAAAGAGTATGGACAAAGGGGGCTCATCAG ATCCCTATGTAAAAGTGCAGCTAGCTCTGGACAAGAAGAAGTGGAAGAGAAAGAAGACGTCTGTTAAAAAGTGCACACTGAATCCCTACTTCAACGAATCCTTTACGTTTGATGTGTCGTTTGAACAAATTCAA AGGGTTCACCTAATGATTTCCGTGTGGGACCATGACAAGTTGACCAGGAACGACGCCATAGGGAAGATTTTCCTGGGTTGTGATGCTGCAGGGAACCAGCTGAGGCACTGGGCAGACATGCTGTCCAATCCCCGTAGGCCTGTGGCTCAGTGGCACAACCTGCTTTCCAACGAACAAGTGGACTCCACCCTCGACCTCAAGCACACAGTCAGGATCCCCTTCATCAATAAGAACTTTTGA
- the LOC129855069 gene encoding cathepsin D-like isoform X1, with the protein MSDSERDFSRLFHDSYSDNFDDDDASGSSKVALRNYVDAQFYGEIRLGTPPQMFRVTFDTGSNNLWVPSSKCSVTDITCLIHWKYNDTQSSTYVKGGRKFSMHYGLGSVTGYLSQDTCIIGSVSVKDQVFGEAVKIYGANFVGAKFDGVLGMSYPTNDAMSPVFDNIMKEKLLAENVFSFYLNHKISSNQPGGQLMLGGTDPAYYTGDFHYVNITTKDLWNIHMDGLSVGEDVKLCKGGCEAVVDTGTSLILGPYDEISALQKAVGAVPWNRGKYTVDCEKVSSLPSVSFTVSGKVYPLTGEQYILRWTTKGKKVCLLGFFPSSFPGWTLGDIFIGAYYTVFDRDNDRVGFAKAI; encoded by the exons ATGTCTGACTCAGAGAGGGATTTCAGTCGTTTATTCCATGATTCCTACTCCGACAACTTTGACGACGATGACGCCAGTGGGTCCAGCAAAGTGGCTCTGAGGAACTATGTTGAT GCTCAGTTCTATGGAGAGATTCGTTTAGGAACCCCACCTCAAATGTTCAGGGTGACCTTTGACACTGGATCCAACAATCTCTGGGTGCCTTCTTCCAAGTGTTCCGTCACTGACATCACATGCT TGATTCACTGGAAATACAATGATACCCAGTCCAGCACATATGTCAAGGGTGGAAGAAAGTTTTCAATGCATTATGGACTGGGAAGTGTAACTGGGTACCTCAGCCAGGATACGTGCATA ATTGGAAGTGTATCCGTAAAAGATCAGGTATTTGGTGAGGCCGTCAAGATATATGGAGCGAACTTCGTTGGTGCTAAGTTCGATGGAGTTCTGGGAATGTCTTACCCAACAAATGATGCCATGAGCCCTGTCTTTGACAACATAATGAAAGAGAAGCTGTTGGCGGAGAATGTTTTCTCCTTCTACCTCAACCACAA GATCTCCTCCAACCAGCCAGGGGGACAGCTAATGCTGGGAGGGACTGACCCTGCATACTACACCGGGGACTTCCACTATGTCAACATCACCACAAAGGACCTCTGGAACATCCACATGGACGG TTTGAGCGTTGGAGAGGATGTCAAGCTGTGTAAAGGTGGCTGTGAGGCCGTGGTGGACACTGGCACCTCCCTGATCCTAGGTCCCTATGATGAGATCAGTGCTCTGCAGAAGGCTGTAGGAGCTGTGCCCTGGAACCGTGGAAAG TACACGGTTGACTGTGAGAAAGTGTCCTCCCTCCCCAGTGTCTCCTTCACTGTCAGTGGAAAGGTCTACCCTCTGACTGGAGAACAGTATATTCTCagg tgGACTACGAAGGGCAAGAAAGTCTGCCTTTTAGGATTTTTCCCCTCAAGCTTCCCTGGCTGGACCCTGGGAGATATCTTCATTGGAGCTTACTACACAGTCTTTGACCGGGACAACGATAGGGTGGGATTTGCCAAAGCAATATAA
- the LOC129855069 gene encoding cathepsin D-like isoform X2: protein MKILYLCVLAACAWTSESLIRIPLTKCNSLRQSMSDSERDFSRLFHDSYSDNFDDDDASGSSKVALRNYVDAQFYGEIRLGTPPQMFRVTFDTGSNNLWVPSSKCSVTDITCLIHWKYNDTQSSTYVKGGRKFSMHYGLGSVTGYLSQDTCIIGSVSVKDQVFGEAVKIYGANFVGAKFDGVLGMSYPTNDAMSPVFDNIMKEKLLAENVFSFYLNHKISSNQPGGQLMLGGTDPAYYTGDFHYVNITTKDLWNIHMDGLSVGEDVKLCKGGCEAVVDTGTSLILGPYDEISALQKAVGAVPWNRGKYTVDCEKVSSLPSVSFTVSGKVYPLTGEQYILRWTTKGKKVCLLGFFPSSFPGWTLGDIFIGAYYTVFDRDNDRVGFAKAI from the exons ATGAAGATTTTATATCTCTGTGTGTTAGCAGCATGTGCGTGGACGTCCGAGTCACTCATACG TATACCCCTCACAAAGTGTAACTCCTTGAGACAATCTATGTCTGACTCAGAGAGGGATTTCAGTCGTTTATTCCATGATTCCTACTCCGACAACTTTGACGACGATGACGCCAGTGGGTCCAGCAAAGTGGCTCTGAGGAACTATGTTGAT GCTCAGTTCTATGGAGAGATTCGTTTAGGAACCCCACCTCAAATGTTCAGGGTGACCTTTGACACTGGATCCAACAATCTCTGGGTGCCTTCTTCCAAGTGTTCCGTCACTGACATCACATGCT TGATTCACTGGAAATACAATGATACCCAGTCCAGCACATATGTCAAGGGTGGAAGAAAGTTTTCAATGCATTATGGACTGGGAAGTGTAACTGGGTACCTCAGCCAGGATACGTGCATA ATTGGAAGTGTATCCGTAAAAGATCAGGTATTTGGTGAGGCCGTCAAGATATATGGAGCGAACTTCGTTGGTGCTAAGTTCGATGGAGTTCTGGGAATGTCTTACCCAACAAATGATGCCATGAGCCCTGTCTTTGACAACATAATGAAAGAGAAGCTGTTGGCGGAGAATGTTTTCTCCTTCTACCTCAACCACAA GATCTCCTCCAACCAGCCAGGGGGACAGCTAATGCTGGGAGGGACTGACCCTGCATACTACACCGGGGACTTCCACTATGTCAACATCACCACAAAGGACCTCTGGAACATCCACATGGACGG TTTGAGCGTTGGAGAGGATGTCAAGCTGTGTAAAGGTGGCTGTGAGGCCGTGGTGGACACTGGCACCTCCCTGATCCTAGGTCCCTATGATGAGATCAGTGCTCTGCAGAAGGCTGTAGGAGCTGTGCCCTGGAACCGTGGAAAG TACACGGTTGACTGTGAGAAAGTGTCCTCCCTCCCCAGTGTCTCCTTCACTGTCAGTGGAAAGGTCTACCCTCTGACTGGAGAACAGTATATTCTCagg tgGACTACGAAGGGCAAGAAAGTCTGCCTTTTAGGATTTTTCCCCTCAAGCTTCCCTGGCTGGACCCTGGGAGATATCTTCATTGGAGCTTACTACACAGTCTTTGACCGGGACAACGATAGGGTGGGATTTGCCAAAGCAATATAA